In Equus przewalskii isolate Varuska chromosome 6, EquPr2, whole genome shotgun sequence, one DNA window encodes the following:
- the LOC103561869 gene encoding olfactory receptor 7D4-like has protein sequence MEAGNHTEVSEFLLLGLSEDPELQPLLFGVFLSMYLVTMLGNLLIIIAISSDSHLHTPMYFFLSNLSFVDICFISTTIPKMLMNIQTQSKDISYRGCLSQVYFFMVFAGMDDFLLTVMAYDRFVAICHPLHYMVIMNPRLCCILVLMCWSVIFSVSLFLILLMVQLTFCIGTEIPHFFCELAQVLKVACSDTLINNISLYVATALLLVFPLTGILFSYSQIVSSLMRVGTSESKYKAFSTCGSHLSVISLFYGTGVGVYLSSAVTHSSQRSSIASVMYTVVTPMLNPFIYSLRNKDVKGALGRLLRGTASCL, from the coding sequence ATGGAAGCAGGAAACCACACAGAAGTATCAGAATTCCTCCTCCTGGGTCTCTCAGAGGATCCTGAACTGCAGCCCTTGCTCTTTGGAGTGTTCCTGTCCATGTACCTGGTCACCATGCTTGGGAACCTGCTCATCATCATAGCCATCAGCTCTGACTCacacctccacacccccatgtatttcttcctctcaAACCTGTCCTTTGTTGACATCTGCTTCATCTCCACCACTATCCCAAAGATGCTAATGAATATCCAGACACAGAGCAAAGATATCTCCTACAGAGGATGTCTCAGTCAGGtgtatttttttatggtttttgctGGAATGGATGATTTCCTCCTGactgtgatggcctatgaccggtTTGTGGCCATCTGCCACCCCCTGCACTACATGGTCATCATGAACCCACGACTCTGCTGCATCTTGGTTCTGATGTGTTGGTCGGTCATTTTTTCTGTCTCCCTGTTTCTTATTCTACTGATGGTGCAGCTGACCTTCTGCATAGGCACTGAAATTCCACATTTCTTCTGTGAACTGGCTCAGGTTCTCAAGGTGGCCTGCTCTGACACCCTCATCAATAACATTTCCTTGTATGTGGCCACTGCTCTGCTGCTTGTGTTTCCTCTCACTGGGATTCTCTTTTCTTACTCTCAGATTGTCTCCTCCTTAATGAGGGTGGGCACCTCTGAGAGCAAGTATAAAGCATTTTCCACCTGTGGCTCTCACCTCTCTGTGATCTCCTTGTTCTATGGGACAGGTGTGGGAGTCTACCTCAGTTCTGCTGTGACTCATTCTTCCCAGAGAAGCTCAATTGCCTCAGTGATGTACACCGTGGTcacccccatgctgaaccccttcatctacagcctgaggaacaaggaTGTGAAAGGGGCCCTGGGAAGGCTGCTCAGGGGAACAGCCTCCTGTCTGTGA
- the LOC139084298 gene encoding olfactory receptor 7D4-like has translation MLPKGGITRCSLAEVPVGCSLNVAFISFPGRHTSYMEAGNHTEVSEFLLLGLSEDPELQPLLFGVFLSMYLVTVLGNLLIILAISSDSHLHTPMYFFLSNLSFVDICFISTTIPKMLVNNQKQSKDISYIGCLSQVYFFMVFAGMDDFLLTVMAYDRFVAICHPLHYVVIMNPRLCCILVLMCWLIILSVSLFHILLMVRLTFCIGTEIPHFFCELAQVLKVACSDTLINNISLYVATALLCAFPLTGILFSYSQIVSSLMRMSSAGGKYKAFSTCGSHLSAVSLFYGTSLGVYLSSAVTHSSQRSSATSVMYTVVTPMLNPFIYSLRNKDVKGALGRLLNRATPCV, from the coding sequence ATGCTTCCCAAAGGTGGAATCACGAGGTGCTCACTAGCTGAGGTGCCAGTTGGATGCTCATTAAATGTTGCTTTTATCTCCTTTCCTGGCAGACATACTAGCTACATGGAAGCAGGAAACCACACAGAAGTATCAGAATTCCTCCTCCTGGGTCTCTCAGAGGATCCTGAACTGCAGCCCTTGCTCTTTGGAGTGTTCCTGTCCATGTACCTGGTCACCGTGCTTGGGAACCTGCTCATCATCCTGGCCATCAGctctgactcccacctccacacccccatgtatttcttcctctcaAACCTGTCCTTTGTTGACATCTGCTTCATCTCCACCACAATCCCAAAGATGCTAGTGAACAACCAGAAACAGAGCAAAGATATCTCCTACATAGGATGTCTCAGTCAGGtgtatttttttatggtttttgctGGAATGGACGATTTCCTCCTGACTGTGATGGCCTATGACAGATTTGTGGCCATCTGCCACCCCCTGCACTACGTGGTCATCATGAACCCACGACTCTGCTGCATCTTGGTTCTGATGTGTTGGTTGATCATTTTATCTGTTTCCCTGTTTCATATTCTACTGATGGTACGACTGACCTTCTGCATAGGCACTGAAATTCCACATTTCTTCTGTGAACTGGCTCAGGTTCTCAAGGTGGCCTGCTCTGACACTCTCATCAATAATATCTCCTTGTATGTGGCCACTGCCCTCCTGTGTGCATTTCCTCTCACCGGGATCCTCTTTTCTTACTCTCAGATTGTCTCTTCCTTAATGAGGATGTCCTCTGCAGGaggaaaatataaagcattttccaCCTGTGGGTCTCACCTCTCTGCAGTCTCCTTGTTTTATGGGACAAGCCTGGGGGTCTACctcagctctgctgtgacccattcTTCCCAGAGAAGCTCAGCCACCTCAGTGATGTACACTGTGGTcacccccatgctgaaccccttcatctacagcctgaggaataAGGATGTGAAGGGGGCCCTGGGAAGGCTCCTCAATCGAGCAACCCCTTGTGTGTGA